A single SAR324 cluster bacterium DNA region contains:
- a CDS encoding Hpt domain-containing protein: protein MKIKLILVTWLSLFIALTDAWALPQSESKCDSCLIKVHSLEKPVDLAGNWLFTREDRETNKDVEIDTSDWVLVKAPGPWKKAYNDHEVYRVGWYRGVLEFDPALIGKEVVFLVDSYMSALTFYLDGQQIFHRGERKTSERYYAIQPIPIAFKVTRTHHVITFRIDTILMVGVYQLPFQLREFKDFDFLISFLHFWEGDFRQFAASIILVFSLFFMLIWAKTRFNLYLVTALMGFFQYPFYAAPGDVWATFFNPETLLLIHYLGITTGAALHHYFVQHFYKFYPRVTRINGIFVMLQFCAFVFFIFHMNLEVFQKLRVIWLLNTFFLGVHMVYMLIRSVLQKREGAVIILIGETILVLSGTQDMLLALGKIESFMMMFAGSLFATMCILWYCSNLFANTFVQNKKLLTDMKKMNTVLEEMNDHLEELVLDRTAQLREKSNDILTMLQHLPEGVLTVMQDNKIHHEYSAYLETILGTKDIADRDVMDVLFSNTNLGVDALASLDTVFGACLGEFELNFLMNSHLMIRELDKTLADGTTKHLELTWSPIVNEETEEIDKILICVRDITELRILQTAANLQKRELEIIGQILSVPQEKFQDFLESSRNFIMENEKIIRQTTRKDNEILQELFRNMHTIKGNARTYGLVHLTNIVHEAEQEYDDLRKHPDREWKPELLLQQLASSSRMLDEYALINEKKLGRKGPGRRGSADKFLMIEKERITKSIELLENVDSLEPLKLIQALDRIRATLKILGTTPTREIVSDIVDSLPSLASELGKETPEVTINDHNIFIKNQATGLLKNAFMHIFRNSLDHGIETPAERLKHGKVSQGNIQLDVLIDHGQLLMHYHDDGRGLALSRIRQKALEQGMIFEGDELPLEDLANLIFQSGFSTAEKVTEVSGRGVGLDAVKKFFQKNKGDIMIELLDTSQPDADFIPFQFTLQLPENLAVQVNELELI, encoded by the coding sequence ATGAAAATCAAACTGATCCTTGTGACATGGTTGTCACTATTCATCGCACTGACTGACGCATGGGCGCTACCTCAGAGTGAATCAAAATGTGATTCCTGTCTGATCAAAGTCCATTCACTGGAAAAACCGGTCGATCTGGCCGGCAACTGGCTGTTTACCCGGGAGGATCGTGAAACCAACAAGGATGTGGAAATCGACACGTCCGACTGGGTGCTTGTCAAGGCTCCGGGCCCCTGGAAAAAAGCCTATAACGACCATGAGGTTTATCGTGTCGGCTGGTATCGTGGCGTGCTGGAATTCGATCCCGCGTTGATCGGAAAAGAAGTTGTTTTCCTGGTGGATAGCTACATGTCAGCCTTGACGTTCTATCTGGATGGTCAACAGATTTTTCATCGCGGTGAACGAAAAACCAGTGAACGCTACTACGCCATCCAACCGATTCCAATTGCCTTCAAAGTGACGCGAACTCACCATGTGATCACCTTCCGGATTGATACGATTTTAATGGTTGGTGTTTACCAACTGCCGTTTCAGCTTCGGGAATTCAAGGACTTTGATTTTTTAATTTCATTCCTGCATTTCTGGGAAGGCGATTTCCGTCAGTTTGCGGCCAGTATCATTCTGGTATTCAGTCTGTTTTTCATGCTGATCTGGGCCAAAACCCGCTTCAACCTGTATCTGGTCACAGCCCTGATGGGGTTCTTTCAGTATCCGTTTTATGCGGCACCGGGAGATGTCTGGGCCACATTTTTCAATCCGGAAACATTACTGCTGATTCATTATCTGGGTATCACCACCGGTGCGGCATTGCATCATTATTTTGTGCAACATTTTTATAAATTTTATCCCCGTGTGACCCGGATCAACGGTATTTTTGTGATGCTTCAATTTTGTGCTTTTGTATTTTTTATCTTCCATATGAATCTGGAAGTGTTCCAGAAACTCAGGGTTATCTGGCTCCTGAATACTTTTTTTCTGGGTGTTCACATGGTGTATATGCTGATCCGGAGCGTGTTGCAGAAACGTGAAGGCGCGGTCATCATTCTGATTGGTGAAACCATTCTGGTGCTGTCAGGTACCCAGGACATGCTACTGGCGCTGGGAAAAATTGAATCCTTCATGATGATGTTCGCGGGGTCCCTGTTTGCGACCATGTGTATTCTCTGGTATTGTAGCAACCTGTTCGCCAACACCTTTGTGCAGAACAAAAAGTTGCTCACCGACATGAAAAAAATGAACACCGTACTGGAAGAGATGAATGATCATCTGGAAGAACTCGTGCTGGATCGAACCGCTCAACTGCGTGAAAAATCCAATGACATTCTCACCATGCTGCAACATCTTCCCGAAGGCGTTCTCACCGTAATGCAGGATAATAAAATCCACCATGAATATTCAGCCTATCTGGAAACCATTCTGGGCACAAAAGACATCGCGGACCGGGATGTCATGGACGTGTTGTTTAGCAATACAAACCTTGGTGTTGATGCCCTTGCCAGTCTGGACACCGTGTTTGGCGCCTGCCTGGGAGAATTCGAACTTAATTTCTTAATGAATTCACACTTGATGATCAGGGAACTGGACAAAACCCTGGCCGATGGCACCACCAAACATCTGGAACTCACCTGGTCGCCAATTGTCAATGAAGAAACTGAAGAGATCGACAAGATCCTGATCTGTGTCAGGGATATCACGGAACTTAGAATCCTCCAGACTGCGGCCAATCTGCAGAAACGTGAACTGGAAATTATTGGCCAGATCCTGTCTGTGCCGCAGGAAAAATTTCAGGATTTCCTGGAATCCTCCAGAAATTTCATCATGGAAAATGAAAAAATTATCCGGCAAACAACCCGAAAAGACAATGAAATCCTTCAGGAGCTTTTCAGAAACATGCACACCATCAAAGGCAATGCCAGAACCTATGGTCTCGTGCATCTCACCAACATCGTGCATGAAGCAGAGCAGGAATATGATGATCTGAGAAAGCATCCCGACCGGGAATGGAAGCCTGAACTTCTGCTGCAACAACTGGCTTCCTCCTCACGAATGCTGGATGAATATGCCTTGATCAATGAAAAGAAACTCGGACGGAAAGGTCCGGGACGCAGAGGTTCTGCGGATAAATTTCTGATGATTGAGAAAGAGCGGATCACCAAATCCATTGAACTTCTGGAAAATGTAGACTCGCTGGAACCTCTGAAACTGATTCAGGCACTTGACCGGATTCGGGCCACCCTTAAAATTCTGGGAACAACGCCCACCCGTGAAATTGTGTCAGACATTGTGGACTCCCTGCCCTCACTGGCCAGCGAACTGGGCAAGGAAACGCCTGAAGTCACCATCAATGACCATAATATTTTTATCAAAAACCAGGCCACAGGTTTGTTGAAAAACGCGTTCATGCATATTTTCAGAAACTCGCTGGATCATGGCATCGAAACCCCTGCAGAGCGGTTGAAACACGGCAAGGTTTCGCAGGGCAATATCCAGCTTGATGTCCTGATCGACCACGGTCAGTTGCTCATGCATTATCATGACGATGGCCGCGGACTCGCCCTCAGCAGGATTCGACAAAAAGCACTGGAACAGGGCATGATCTTCGAAGGGGATGAGTTGCCACTGGAAGACCTTGCCAATCTGATTTTTCAATCAGGATTTTCTACGGCGGAAAAGGTCACTGAAGTTTCAGGTCGGGGAGTGGGTCTGGACGCTGTTAAAAAATTCTTCCAGAAAAACAAGGGCGATATCATGATTGAACTGCTGGATACCAGCCAGCCTGACGCTGATTTCATTCCCTTTCAATTCACACTCCAGTTGCCCGAAAACCTGGCTGTCCAAGTGAACGAGCTTGAATTGATTTAA
- a CDS encoding nucleoside 2-deoxyribosyltransferase, which yields MPQKTMIYCSGPLFSPEEIASMTAISRILEQHGYDTFLPHRDGFEPYVLPKLGKALGLLPEAVSSAIDQAIFALDVYQIVERCDVLVFNMNGRVPDEGGAVEAGIAFACGKPVVLFKQDYRTVFHGRDNSMITGLSHKPPVSDLQRLPELIRALPENRPTSTPQLSSTLMKTVQTGKKLWTIRSKLTPKQNLHDRELMDEILKICEEK from the coding sequence ATGCCACAAAAAACCATGATTTACTGTTCAGGTCCTTTGTTTTCACCTGAGGAAATTGCCAGCATGACAGCCATTTCCCGGATTCTGGAACAACATGGTTATGACACCTTTCTGCCTCACAGGGATGGCTTTGAACCTTATGTGCTCCCCAAACTGGGAAAGGCCTTAGGATTGCTTCCGGAGGCGGTCAGTTCCGCCATTGATCAGGCGATATTCGCATTGGATGTGTATCAGATTGTCGAACGTTGTGATGTTCTGGTGTTCAATATGAATGGTCGTGTTCCCGATGAAGGCGGAGCGGTGGAAGCTGGAATCGCCTTTGCCTGCGGAAAGCCGGTGGTGCTGTTCAAACAGGATTATCGCACGGTGTTTCATGGCAGAGATAATTCGATGATCACAGGACTATCCCACAAGCCACCGGTATCAGACCTGCAAAGGCTTCCTGAACTCATCCGGGCTCTCCCGGAAAACAGGCCCACCTCGACACCTCAGTTATCTTCAACATTGATGAAAACCGTTCAAACAGGAAAAAAACTTTGGACCATCCGGTCAAAACTCACTCCGAAGCAAAATTTGCATGACCGCGAGCTGATGGATGAAATCCTCAAAATCTGTGAAGAAAAATAG
- the aroQ gene encoding type II 3-dehydroquinate dehydratase yields the protein MEKTVLLLNGPNLNLLGTREPEVYGHTTLKEIEQHINGIFLAHQIQCQTYQSNIEGEMINWLHAHRTADFLIINPGGYTHTSIALRDAILGIAVPCVEIHISNIFKRESFRHHSYISDIAVGCVMGLGVYGYELAAQYALKHLQSP from the coding sequence ATGGAAAAAACGGTTTTGCTGTTAAATGGCCCCAATCTGAATTTATTAGGAACCCGGGAACCTGAAGTTTATGGACACACAACCCTTAAAGAAATTGAACAGCATATCAATGGAATTTTTTTAGCCCATCAGATTCAATGCCAGACCTACCAGTCCAATATTGAAGGAGAAATGATCAATTGGCTGCATGCGCATCGCACTGCGGATTTTCTGATCATCAATCCGGGCGGCTATACCCATACCAGCATTGCCCTGCGCGATGCCATCCTGGGAATTGCGGTTCCGTGTGTGGAAATTCATATTTCCAATATTTTCAAAAGAGAGTCGTTTCGCCACCATTCCTATATTTCAGACATTGCGGTTGGCTGCGTGATGGGACTGGGAGTCTATGGTTATGAATTGGCGGCACAATATGCTTTAAAACATCTTCAATCTCCATAG
- a CDS encoding PDZ domain-containing protein, with translation MRFSPTLILNYTLLLLSVLTCHSLGSLSGNIIRQQILNRPYQKTFAPRVSAPPAIRDTVLEKAEFEPILNRNMFGAQRAAVAVASTTESMTSLKISLVGTMLYPSISFAFISLQGREQDYSVFPEGSCFDPSSMQIAELCEINHVMIMKIENRKVTLTYHGKTEILIMPDAQETSFAAVSAAAAVSSEFEPKNITSTGNSVAPPPIASGESAAPDDEQTVFHFKREWVDEQLANFDSLLRDARVVPTTKDSKTLFMFKFIKPKSLYETLGLKKGDVILEINGHSIDNISKALSLLEVLRSEREIVLTVERDGQPRTFNYYID, from the coding sequence ATGCGATTTTCACCCACACTGATTTTGAATTATACTCTGTTGCTTCTGAGTGTCCTGACGTGTCATTCTCTGGGAAGTTTGTCGGGGAACATCATTCGCCAGCAAATTCTCAACCGTCCCTATCAGAAAACATTCGCGCCCAGGGTTTCTGCCCCACCGGCAATCAGAGACACTGTTTTGGAAAAAGCCGAATTTGAACCGATACTGAACAGAAACATGTTCGGTGCGCAACGAGCTGCTGTAGCTGTGGCCAGCACTACGGAAAGCATGACATCGCTCAAAATATCCCTGGTGGGAACCATGCTTTATCCCAGCATATCGTTTGCGTTTATCAGTCTTCAGGGACGTGAGCAGGATTATTCTGTGTTTCCGGAAGGAAGCTGTTTTGATCCATCTTCCATGCAGATCGCTGAACTATGTGAAATCAACCATGTCATGATCATGAAGATTGAAAATCGTAAAGTCACCCTGACATATCATGGCAAGACAGAAATCCTGATCATGCCTGACGCTCAGGAAACCAGCTTTGCCGCAGTGTCCGCAGCGGCGGCGGTTTCATCGGAGTTTGAACCCAAAAATATCACTTCGACCGGCAATAGTGTCGCACCGCCACCCATAGCGTCCGGCGAATCAGCGGCACCGGATGACGAACAGACCGTATTTCATTTCAAACGGGAATGGGTGGATGAGCAACTGGCAAATTTTGACAGCCTGTTGCGTGACGCCCGGGTGGTGCCGACCACAAAAGATAGCAAAACATTATTTATGTTCAAATTCATCAAGCCCAAAAGCCTGTATGAAACCCTCGGCTTAAAAAAAGGAGATGTCATTCTTGAAATCAACGGACATTCCATTGACAATATCTCGAAGGCTCTCAGTTTGCTGGAAGTTTTACGCTCAGAACGGGAAATTGTTCTGACCGTCGAACGGGATGGTCAGCCCCGAACCTTCAATTACTATATTGATTAA
- a CDS encoding cation:proton antiporter — protein sequence MEIPLLQDIAIIFGLSIIVLFIFEKIRLPPIIGFLLTGTLVGPHGLHMIEAMHEVEMLAEIGVVLLLFTIGLELSIRELVHNKKAVLLGGSLQVFLTVLIVFGLSRSLGITPGTAIFMGCLVSLSSTAIVLGVLQEKGKVHSSHGKMMVAILIFQDIISVVMMLLTPLLQQGDQQVDITNALLILLVKAVVIIGLVIVSSRYIIPRLMYQIANTKNQDLFLLSIVGVCLLIAWGAASIGLSLGLGAFLAGLIISESEYSLRALGSVLPFRSVFLSFFFVSIGILFNGLFLLENLLLILMLTLCVIGIKALVLMLVGVVLRSDLKTTLLVGLSLSQIGEFSFLLSNIGLGSGVLSQHHYQLFLSIAVLTMGLTPLLMYLAPLLAGSLIKAQTAVRFRKGPVKVKDSTQEVDLKMEYHLVIIGYGLHGKLLAKTARETAIPYIILEMDAEIVKEEKLKGEPILYGDARHENFLNHAYIKNAFMVVIATSDITTSRQIVALVRQLNPKVHILVRTRFILEVDHLTRMGANSVIPVEFEAALAIQRQTLSHFLIPPDEIERFMDRIRQDGYRKFIADAVSGNFEQSEIDKMFSHPVR from the coding sequence ATGGAAATTCCATTACTACAGGATATTGCCATAATTTTTGGTTTGTCCATCATTGTGCTCTTCATTTTTGAAAAGATCCGTTTGCCGCCAATCATCGGGTTTCTGCTGACAGGAACCCTGGTGGGGCCTCATGGATTACACATGATCGAAGCCATGCATGAAGTGGAAATGCTGGCGGAAATCGGGGTGGTCCTGTTGTTGTTCACCATTGGACTCGAACTCTCCATCAGGGAACTGGTGCATAACAAAAAAGCGGTGCTGTTGGGCGGCTCCCTTCAGGTATTCCTCACCGTCCTGATTGTTTTTGGTCTATCCCGATCTTTGGGGATCACGCCGGGAACCGCAATTTTCATGGGGTGTCTGGTTTCTTTGAGCAGCACGGCCATTGTGCTCGGGGTGTTGCAGGAAAAAGGCAAGGTTCACTCGTCTCATGGAAAAATGATGGTCGCCATCCTGATTTTTCAGGACATCATCTCCGTGGTGATGATGCTACTCACCCCGCTTCTCCAACAAGGCGACCAGCAGGTGGATATCACCAACGCGCTATTGATTCTGCTGGTCAAGGCGGTCGTGATCATCGGCCTGGTGATTGTGTCTTCCCGCTATATCATTCCCCGTTTGATGTACCAGATTGCCAACACGAAAAATCAGGATCTGTTTCTGTTAAGCATCGTGGGTGTCTGTCTGCTGATCGCCTGGGGTGCGGCCAGTATTGGACTTTCACTTGGACTCGGCGCGTTTCTGGCAGGATTGATCATTTCCGAATCCGAATACAGCCTCCGTGCCCTGGGCAGTGTACTGCCATTCCGGAGTGTTTTTCTGAGCTTCTTTTTTGTATCGATTGGAATCTTGTTCAATGGGCTGTTCCTGCTTGAAAATCTGTTATTGATTCTCATGCTGACCCTCTGTGTGATCGGCATCAAAGCGCTGGTTCTTATGCTGGTAGGCGTTGTGTTGCGATCTGATCTGAAAACAACCCTCCTTGTGGGCCTCTCCCTCAGTCAGATTGGAGAGTTTTCCTTTTTGCTGTCAAATATCGGCCTTGGTTCCGGTGTTCTCAGCCAGCATCATTATCAGTTGTTTTTATCCATCGCGGTGTTGACGATGGGATTGACGCCCTTATTGATGTATCTGGCGCCGCTGTTGGCTGGCAGTCTGATCAAAGCGCAAACAGCGGTACGCTTCAGAAAAGGCCCTGTCAAAGTGAAAGATTCCACACAGGAAGTGGATCTGAAAATGGAATACCATCTGGTCATCATCGGCTATGGACTGCATGGAAAACTGCTGGCTAAAACCGCCCGTGAAACAGCGATTCCCTATATCATTCTGGAAATGGACGCTGAAATTGTGAAAGAAGAAAAACTCAAAGGCGAACCGATTCTGTATGGCGATGCCCGACATGAAAATTTTCTAAATCACGCCTACATCAAAAACGCGTTCATGGTGGTCATTGCCACCTCGGATATCACCACATCCCGTCAAATCGTAGCCCTTGTCCGGCAACTCAATCCCAAAGTCCATATTCTGGTGCGAACCCGATTTATTCTGGAAGTGGATCATCTGACACGAATGGGGGCCAACAGCGTGATTCCGGTTGAATTCGAAGCGGCGCTGGCAATTCAGCGTCAAACCCTGTCCCATTTCCTGATTCCACCCGATGAGATTGAGCGGTTCATGGACAGAATCAGGCAGGATGGCTATCGCAAATTCATTGCGGATGCGGTCTCAGGCAATTTTGAACAGTCTGAGATTGACAAAATGTTCAGTCACCCTGTCAGATGA
- a CDS encoding MMPL family transporter, with protein MQNFIRYRWLWFGLMILIMAPLLKWIGPALIPDNSLSVWFLKTDPLLVSYHEFHEHFGNDEVILTVLEEENGIFNQATLLKLQAMSEKIKAIDGVDRITSILTVQDAFDTPGGIRFEKLVPSPIPGDPAELQAIETRARNNILIEDRFVSKDGKKAMISIQMTTGNFDAIRDRVVAEVKQVIDEDLKDTPHPIGGLGVIYSALNILTQQDFGTFLSLCYLFMFSAMWWVFRSARLLIGGMGVILYGCLFTLSIYGLAGRQLNMVTAALPTLIIVLGIGDAIHFPSTFIHLRHEYPNLTRPQIVEKGLRQVFMPCVLTSMTTIAGFLSLVTSPMSVIKDMGIYAAIGLVGTLAASMVFMTIAFLSLPENVRLPRPKWMGTVLNWCEQAVILHPWKVLSAFVVVALLSFGGASMVKVDTYTIGYLPKSDRAVVDHHDLEQRWGYYNVMEFLIKPKGSLRADSPEILNGMESFIDEVKQFPQIRDGSSQHLVYRRLETVFRGTEPPPGPMSPELIAQMRMIIGVDSMSWDKSEEAYDDNFVAPFMMEDGSLGRVTLIGAMMSASEVSELIGKVQLIAQRHLGVYAEVVSSGYVPMYVTIIDYVMRSQINSFFLALGLIFLMMLLWLRSFRLALLSLIPNVYPVLVMMGCMGAAGIDLDVTTAIIAAIVIGVAIDDTIHFLYHWNEAEKAHKTWEQALKWTFDHSGRAAITTTVLLMIGYPVMMFASVKSVVYFGFLTTIAAFTALLADLLLTPLMMRLWPPKSVTSK; from the coding sequence ATGCAAAATTTCATTCGTTATCGCTGGCTGTGGTTCGGGTTGATGATCCTGATTATGGCACCCTTGCTGAAGTGGATCGGACCGGCACTCATTCCTGATAATTCGTTGTCGGTGTGGTTTCTTAAAACAGATCCATTGCTGGTGTCCTATCATGAATTTCATGAACATTTCGGCAACGACGAAGTGATCCTGACCGTTCTTGAAGAAGAAAACGGGATCTTCAATCAGGCAACACTCCTGAAGCTTCAGGCCATGTCTGAAAAGATCAAAGCCATTGACGGAGTGGACCGGATCACCTCCATCCTGACCGTTCAGGACGCCTTTGACACGCCGGGCGGCATACGCTTTGAAAAACTGGTGCCCTCCCCGATTCCAGGCGATCCTGCCGAACTTCAGGCCATTGAGACCCGGGCCAGAAACAATATTCTCATTGAAGACAGGTTTGTCAGCAAAGATGGCAAAAAAGCCATGATTTCGATCCAGATGACCACCGGAAATTTTGATGCCATCCGGGACAGGGTTGTGGCGGAAGTCAAACAGGTGATCGATGAAGATCTCAAAGACACGCCCCACCCCATTGGCGGACTTGGTGTGATTTACTCCGCACTGAACATTCTGACCCAACAGGATTTTGGAACCTTCCTGAGTTTATGCTATCTGTTCATGTTTTCTGCCATGTGGTGGGTTTTCCGGAGCGCCCGGTTGCTCATTGGCGGCATGGGCGTGATCCTGTATGGCTGTTTATTCACGCTGTCTATCTATGGTTTGGCCGGACGTCAGCTCAACATGGTCACAGCGGCCCTGCCGACCTTGATCATTGTGTTGGGAATTGGCGATGCCATTCATTTTCCGTCAACGTTCATTCATCTGCGACATGAATATCCCAATCTCACACGCCCACAGATTGTTGAAAAAGGATTGCGTCAGGTTTTTATGCCCTGTGTGCTGACTTCGATGACCACCATTGCCGGCTTTTTATCGCTGGTAACTTCGCCAATGTCCGTCATCAAGGATATGGGAATTTATGCGGCCATCGGTTTGGTGGGAACCCTTGCGGCCAGTATGGTATTCATGACCATCGCGTTTCTCAGTCTTCCGGAAAATGTCCGGTTGCCACGACCGAAATGGATGGGAACTGTGCTCAACTGGTGTGAACAGGCTGTGATTCTTCATCCCTGGAAAGTGCTATCGGCCTTTGTTGTGGTCGCCTTACTCAGTTTCGGGGGGGCGTCCATGGTCAAAGTGGATACCTACACCATCGGATATCTGCCCAAAAGTGACAGGGCCGTGGTGGATCATCATGACCTTGAACAACGCTGGGGCTATTACAATGTCATGGAATTTCTGATCAAACCCAAAGGGAGCCTGCGGGCGGACAGCCCTGAAATTCTGAATGGCATGGAATCGTTTATTGACGAAGTGAAGCAATTCCCCCAGATCCGTGACGGCTCCAGCCAGCATCTGGTCTATCGTCGTCTTGAAACTGTTTTCCGTGGAACCGAACCCCCACCCGGTCCGATGTCGCCGGAACTCATTGCGCAGATGCGTATGATCATCGGTGTTGATTCGATGTCCTGGGACAAATCAGAAGAAGCGTATGATGACAATTTTGTGGCACCGTTCATGATGGAAGACGGTTCGCTGGGAAGAGTCACCTTGATCGGGGCCATGATGAGCGCCTCGGAAGTGTCTGAGCTGATCGGAAAGGTTCAACTCATTGCCCAACGCCACCTTGGTGTCTATGCGGAGGTGGTCAGTTCAGGCTATGTGCCGATGTATGTGACCATCATTGACTATGTGATGCGTTCCCAGATCAACAGTTTTTTTCTGGCACTGGGATTGATTTTTCTGATGATGCTTTTATGGCTCAGGTCTTTCCGATTAGCCCTGCTCAGCCTGATTCCCAATGTGTATCCTGTGCTGGTCATGATGGGTTGCATGGGTGCCGCCGGAATTGATCTGGATGTCACCACCGCCATCATTGCGGCTATTGTGATCGGTGTGGCCATTGATGATACCATCCATTTTCTGTATCACTGGAACGAAGCGGAAAAAGCCCACAAAACTTGGGAACAGGCCTTGAAGTGGACCTTTGATCATTCTGGAAGAGCCGCGATCACCACCACGGTTCTGCTGATGATTGGCTACCCTGTGATGATGTTTGCCAGTGTGAAATCTGTCGTTTATTTTGGCTTTCTGACCACCATTGCGGCATTCACCGCCTTGCTCGCGGACCTGTTGCTCACTCCACTGATGATGCGGCTCTGGCCCCCTAAATCAGTCACTTCCAAATAA